ctcgaccagagccccaagcgttcaatccatcaccttagctctcactaatcgaccagaagactttccggtcttaccaacacgtggctcctcccagcaggcgacacagccttctcattggggacccaaggtcccacaggctccttcacagccccctgcatcacgtgcaggcattatccctggtcttattagactagcggaaaggcttgcaggaccagacaaccagcgctttgttagtgaactaaacgcattatacatagacaatgacctggcccccatcatagccactggcttaagtctcactgcctcctctaccactccggagactaccaccaggacgaccatgcggtcaacttcaacaccgactccagaaccgcccatgacccgggcgacacaaacaagaggtaattccttctccagttcccaacacccctaccatcactatcttagcagccgcgctagcagacgtgcagtctacaaacgataacagcaccaccagcgctcctgagagctacaaccaccaatcaacgacacctaagcctacctaaggctgcgaggcgaaagacaaaaacgcccactacggaggttacggactcctcagacgaggaaatcacagtaggagctccaccgccgcatcacaaatacgacaccaacacggttcaagacttcctcatggaggccacgccaccaaactccaacgacaacaCTGCTcggccaaagtcgcaggcaaagaaaaaacggaaaacctagaggtctacactaatcccaccagctccataactgttaTAGCCaaccctccaggctgaaaacccccatccatcgccagatctctagtatcagccgctgatacagataatggctccaaagagcctccactcacgggctcaccatagcccgtgctactggaacttattgttctgagtagctgaatctaaaacaacaacaacaacagaggaagaggcagagaggtgttACTCTGCGTGCTACTCAGTGAGAGTAGCACGcagggtgaataggttccagtcagctttggcaaactgccacctagggaagaagggagggtgaaaagagaaaaaggaaataaggatgggaaaatggtcactgttatggaggtcatcaagaatccgccacgtgagatctaagtaaagggacgacgagcagagagaaagatcaagacagggatGGGTGCGAATTCGATTCTACAtgggtgggctcaccagaattcagaagacagggaagagaggacgaacggttcgagaagacagcctcgggtgtttgtcagaacatcaccccagagggtatgtcgacagttgaaatcacccaacaggagcactggctcaggcaaggagtccaggaggtgcttaagatcaggaagggaaagcgggacatttgggaggagataaatggaacagactgtataccatttactcacaaaaacTCGggaagcagaacaatggataggcgaTAGAaacagtagggggacgaagggaatatcagtacgaatcaagagagcagtagagttatgtgcCTCAGCAAGAGCTGAGggggaagaaaggaataaccatgaAAGCGACCAGgaagagcaccaagcattggctcctggagacaaacacaaagggtgaaaactgtgtaatccgAAGTTGGaggtcatggaagttggcataaaatccacaaatattccattgaagaatagacattatcaaaaagagaaaggacagcaacagagaacaatggagaaacaaaggtaaagaacACAGAATATTAAATaagctcaggatcagggtcagtaaaatcagggttagggggcatgggtaaactgagtaaggattgagtgaagggagcgggaggacagaccagaggcggacgggtAGGATccggaggagacaactgagaaggaaggtcaaggacagcaggaggaggggggagggcagaaaccagagtgcacctcagcaagggcaccaaCTGAGAGGGAatcaggggctaaagaaacctccatagctgggACAGGGGGCCCGACCACTGAAATAGGAGGGGACGGAGCTAGAGAGTCAAGAGTtggggggtgaggaagaaagtgatgccttcttacctgccggggaggacgaaggggaggagccaggcttacgtttctcactcaaagagacaggtgttccagcaacaacatactgggcgacagactcaattgtctcaacaggagaagatgAACAGGAGTGAACAACATGAAGATTACTGGGagggtgatggacatcagcctggacagacaggcgacTTGGAGGGCCAAGAACTGGGGGGAGGGATAGGAAGGATtggggaaagaagacacaggaggtatggcagactgggtaggaagagggggggggtgtggaacaGGAGTAGCTTGGTCTGGGCACAATGTAGcgtgggctacagagcccagcctACCAACACAGTCCAACTCAtgagcttggtcgcccaccccacaagtCTGGGAAGTTATAAGAGGATCATTCAGCGGCATAGAAACGAGGAGGTAATAATTTCATTCACGAaagagcccccatacccaccatggagccacaattagaggataggacacccaacaagagataGGCTGGGGaccccaggggtgcatcatgagtaTACACTCCGCAATCGCCACCGTAAGaactgtcagtccgtcgagatcgggttcagcaacgataggaggattgacaataaaagcgtcccctcgCTCGTAAcgacgggtactacagttctacgggtgagagTGTGTGCCTCCCCCTGACACTCGGGTGTCTAAACAGATGTCCGAAAGAATAAACAAGACTGGCAAAAGGTCGGCGGTAAAGAcaatgagaaaggagaagagggtgaGGAAAAACGAAACACAAGGAGAAAAAAGTGATCAACAGAATTAGTAAAGACAGCagtaggagcataaggcttcaaaaatACAGAGGACCGTCCCATGGAGCAGCACACCCCGGCAGCCGTCTACCAAGCCACCCTCACGACAACGGGCTGGACAGGGAGGGTgcaaaaagttctaagtagcacgggttatggtgagcccgtaggggacttacgtggcacaggagtggggctgtaactgtCCCCAAAGCCTAGTCTGACTacgtttacctgagggccactaacactaatggcctcaacgaggacaagaagccggcggcttgtcgaagtccccctcccaggggggccttgatcttttccaggtagatTTTAAATCCTAACGCGGTTTTGGCATTtaccggttccatgggtttataaccataTGGGtgaaaaaagcatctcctgttctgagTCCTACATCGAgatttgttgagcttgaaaccttgtttcttgtttgttacatctgaccttttgacgaAATTGTCAGGATCAACATTCtcaaacttgttcagtattttaaatttcaatgagatccgccgtCAGGCCTGGTTTGCAGTGCTGTTAGGCCTGTGGCTCTCAACCTTTTCTGATAAGTCGACTTAGCTTTGGAATGacttgttgcactttctccagagaagCTATGTTTTTCTGATAGTGGTCCCCATGCtttgatacagtaatccaaatgcacTTTGGATTTATAGTTGAATCACAAAGGTCTTTGTGATAACCTGATCCAACACTgatgcttgaagcggcccgcaggcccacataccctttTGAAACATTTATGGGGATGTAATTCTGGCATCTGCGATTACCCaactatagtatagtatagtcaaTGGTGGGGTGTTAGGCTGCATTTTAATGGGTTAGAGGGACAGACCAACACCAAAGAAAGAACAATATGCATTAATATGTGAACATGGAGTAACAAATTAATAACATAAACAAATATTACATTATAATTTATTGATGTATAATGAAGCAAAACGtgtatttatatccattgtttatcTACTTGTTGGAAATAAGATTTACATTTATTGACAAATAAACGACAGGTTATCATATTACTTTTAACCTTAAAGTAAGGAAAAATTGCCTAAACCCGTAGCAATTGTTGGTTAAAGTGTTTTGAAAGTCACCTCTGCTCTGATTACTTGAAGACAAATATCAACATCCATTCAGATACATATTAAAAGTAAGAACATTATTATTCTGAAAATAATTTAACTTCCAACGAGTTATAATGCTCATAATTCACATAGAGCTGACATGCCTTTTCAACTTAACTCTTTAGTTTATTACCTGAGGACAAATATCAACATCCATACTGATACGTACATATTAAAAGTAAGAACATTATTATTCTGAAAATAATATAACTTCCGAGTTATAATGCTCACAATTTACATGAGAGTTCACATGCCCTTTCAACTTATAGTTTAAATACCAGACAAAAAATAAACAATAAGCATCACTGAGTTTCCTTAGAAACTGGAAGAAATCTGAGTTAAGAATTAAACCTTTTAATATTAATGACAAGCAGTTATCAATGATAAATTATGGTGTTACTTTCTTTGTATTAGCCCTTTCTTTAATAAGCTTAAGTTTATGAATAATTTAATGGTTTCTTATTAATTTCTTATAGTATTTACGGCTTCTTTCATAATTGTGAAATCTACATTCTCGTCTCTGACAAACTAATTAAATGAAGTTTAATTTGGTTCTTCAGTCTGCTTCTTGCTTAGAGATGTTTGATGATTACCTTCGATGAATTCCTTGCCTGGTGAATGTTGCCTCGATGTGTCAGATTCCTTGTCTGACGTAGAGTATGGGGAACCTGGTTTCCCATAGGGAGATGGTGGTGGAAGTTCTACTTTACTCTCAAAGGAATAAGATCCAAACATAAAACGCATAGAAAGGGGAGACACGCCCTCGAATGAGGAATCCGATCCTGAAACTGCTTGAGTATCAGTTGGAGTCTGTGGTGTCTGACGGCCCACTGCATCCTGCGGTGTCTGACGGTCCACTGCGTCCTGCGGTGTCTGACGGCACACTGCGTCCTGTGGTGTCTGACGGCCCACTGCATCCTGCGGTGTCTGACGGTCCACTGCGTCCTGCGGTGTCTGACGGTCCACTGCATCCTGCGGTGTCTGACGGTCCACTGCATCCTGCAGTGTCTGAGGGCCCACTGCGTCCTGTGGTGTCTGATGGCCCACTGCATCCTGCGGTGTCTGACGGTCCACTGCGTCCTGCGGTGTCTTACGGTCCACTGCATTCTGCGGTGTCTGAGGGCACACTGCATCCTGCGGTGTCTGAGGGCCCACTGCGTCCTGCGATGTCTGAGGGATCACTGCGTCCTGCGGTGTCTGAGGGCCCACTGCGTCCTGCGATGTCTGAGGGCCCACTGCGTCCTGCGGTGTCTGAGGGCACACTGCGTCCTGCGGTGTCTGAGGGCACACTGCGTCCTGCGGTGTCTGAGGGCACACTGCGTCCTGTGGTGTCTGAGGGCACACCGCGTCCTGTGATGTCTGAGGGCAGACTGCGTCCTGCGGTGTCTGAGGGCACACTGCGTCCTGCGGTGTCTGAGGGCACACCGCGTCCTGTGATATCTGAGGGCACACTGCGTCCTGTGATGTCTGAGGGCACACTGCGTCCTGCGATGACTGAGGGCACACCGCGTCCTGCGATGTCTGAGGGCACACTGCGTCCTGCGGTGTCTGAGGGCAGACTGCGTCCTGCGGTGTCTGAGGGAACACTGCGTCCTGCGGTGTCTGAGGGCAGACTGCGTCCTGCGGTGTCTGAGGGCACACCGCGTCCTGTGATGTCTGAGGGCAGACTGCGTCCTGCGGTGTCTGAGGGCACACCGCGTCCTGTGATGTCTGAGGGCACACTGCGTCCTGCGATGACTGAGGGCACACCGCATCCTGCAATGTCTGAGGGCACACTGCGTCCTGCGATGTCTGAGGGCACACTGCATCCTGTGATGTCTGAGTGCCCACTGCGTCCCGTGGTGTCTGAGGGCCCACTGCGTCCTGCGGTGTCTGAGGGCACACTGCATCCTGTGATGTCTGAGTGCCCACTGCGTCCCGTGGTGTCTGAGGGCACACTGCGTCCTGCGATGTCTGAGGGCACTCTGCATCCTGTGGTGTCTGAGTGCCCACTGCGTCCCGTGGTGTCTGAAGGCACACTGCGTCCTGAGGTGTCTGAGGGCCTACTGCGTCCTGCGGTGTCTGAGGGCATATTGCGTCCTGCGGTGTCTGAGGGCACACTGCGTCCTGCGGTGTCTGAGGGCACACTGCATCCTGCGGTGTCTGAGGGCAGCCTGCGTCCTGCGGTGTCTGAGGGCACACTGCGTCCTGCGGTGTCTGAGGGCATATTGCGTCCTGCGGTGTCTGAGGGCACACTGCGTCCTGCGGTGTCTGAGGGCACACTGCGTCCTGCGGTGTCTGAGGGCACACTGCGTCCTGCGGTGTCTGAGGGCATATTGTGTCCTGCGGTGTCTGAGGGCACACTGCGTTCTGCGGTGTCTGAGGGCATATTGCGTCCTGCGGTGTCTGAGAGCATATTGCGTCCTGTGGTGTCTGAGGGCACACTGCATCCTGCGGTGCCTGAGGGCATATTGCGTCCTGCGGTGTCTGAGGGCACACTGCGTCCTGCGGTATCTGAGGGCACACTGCGTCCTGCGGTGTCTGAGGGCACACTGCGTCCTGCAATGTATGAGGGCATTTTGGATCTTGAGATTTTGAGGGGCATACTCGAGTCGGTAATGGCTGAGAGTGCACTGGGTTTGGCGATGTCTGAAATATTATTTGCAATCCCTGAAGAGGTGTTGGGACCTGCAATGGCTGAGGGTATACTGGTTCCAGTGAAACATGAAGACGAACTGGTTCCTGCAAGTCTTTACGTTTTCCTGCCAGAGTTTTCTGTGGGGAAATGCGGTCTTCACGCCAAATAATCTCATTCAGTATCTTCTCCAATGTTTGACGAAATCCACACCTAAGAAAATAAAACAAATCATCATGCAACATTTCACAATACTTACATGACaatttcatgggaaatataatatgTTTGTAGTATCTTCAACTATCTATACATTTATAACCTTGATATTTAGTGCCATATATGGAAATTTTCTTTTTGAGATGTCTTAAAACTTATCCCTATACTACTTCAAAGGcttgaattaataataattaatttccgATTCTGAATTGGCTATAGTAATTGGTTGCATCGAATACAAAATGCTACAACGATGCTGGAAACGCCAAGTAAAAAAAATACTTTCAAAttgaaatgtttattcaggtaaagtacatacatacaaggtgtgatacaaacattgatggatttatagatagagctagtacatacaatgcctaaagccactattacgcaaagcgtttcaggcagtctTCTAGACTGTCTTCTAGACTGCCGGACTTCTTGATAGTTTAGCCAGTAAAGACTTATATCGAGCCCTAATCATCTAACGACGTTTTTAATTAATTCTTCCCTCGACTATCACAAACGCTGCCACGCTGCCAAAGAAATTCATACTTACAGAAATGTCGTCAAACTATCTGGTTCTTCATCTTGTATACGTAGTTGTTCCCGTTGTTTATCTAGTTGATTCGCCAATTCTTTAAGAAGACACTTCATTATTCTTCCGAACTGTTTCTGAAAGTAGAAGTTGTAATCAAGGAATAAATAGTATACAGATGATGTGTCataataacgaggctgaagatatgatgaccgaactacacatcagaagacggAAGAAATAAGGATGTTTCGGTCActcctggaccattaccaagtttgtatttatttatttatttatttatttatttatttatttatactagtatatatatacaagaaggaacaTTAGGTTTAAAAGAGTACATTGCATTAATTTTTTATATTCTtgtaagccactaacacgcacagcgtttcggacaggtccttaatctaacagataattttaagttggtaatttctagcaaaatttagaaatgttaacaggtacgttgtaagaaaatttgacgaagattagtaggtacattattgtaaaatttgaggattatcaacaggtgCTTTGTAGCGTAATTTGAGGATTATATCTAGGTATAATGTAGTAAAATAGGTGTTCAATATAACtaccatgatataagatgatagcagtgattacaataGTGAAGTTGAATGActtaggcacatatattgggtgagtgggtagcacaagatacagtgagaGTTTAAGGCACTTGGtaggaaattatgaggatgaaattaagtacttttcggttgtatttttgaataaggcataggttggacagcttttctatttgttagggagcgagttccatagactaggtccctttatttgcatagtgtttacacagatttagtttgactctggggatatcaaagatatatttatttccggTGTggtattatgggttctattatgTCTGTCaatgaagagtttcagatcaggatttgtGTTtaaaggtagatttgatattggtctgtaattgattATGTCTGCCGTATTGCCCCCTTTATGAACTGACGTTACTTGTGCTCTTTTaaggaaacgctacgcatactagtggctgtacaagaatgtaacaactcttgtatatataaataaatatcagGGAAGGTTtgacactagagatttgttgaacagcaggactataggtggcgcaagggcatgggaggcactcttatatcatagatggtatttcactaatgttcccaactTTGGttattagtgagtgtatgatggacataacatctgtcgggctgactggtgaaagaagagagtttggatagctgcctgtaagatatgtggtaacatgtgtctgggtctgtaggatttttctggcaagattagcaccaaccgatgaaaagaagctattaaattcggttgcaggtgtataaccatccttgaagttttatctggttatgtgagtgttgtttagatcctaggatgttagagatggctctccatgtgctttttatgttgccttttgcttctttgaatctattctcacaATAGGAATGTTTTGCTCTTCTTATTatgctggtaagcattgatgagtacctcttaactacttcttttgtgACTAGGCCAACcttcctatcttgagatgatttcggggcttttttttttttagtgtccccgcggcccggtcctcgaccaggcctccaccctcaggaagcagcccgtgacagctgactaacacccaggtatctattttactgctaggtaacaggggcatagggtgaaagaaactcttcccattgtttctcgccggcgcccgggatcgaacccgggaccacaggatcacaagtcctatgtgctgtccgctcggccgaccggctccgacctTAATttctttttcatattcatgtttcttgttgatagcTTTGAGTACGCCTCTTGTGAGCcaggggttgtttaatcttttggcagttacttgcttggtaaggaggggacaatgAGTGTTCTAGTGGCTTAGGGTTTCGGAAAGGAAGCTGtttgctaatgaatttatatcctgtgtattattgaattcggATTCTCAGTTTATATTGTGAAGTGCGTTTGTGCgattgcctattgctgcttcactgaAGGTAAGTTCCTTCGACCTCAAGGGAAGTTTCttggtatgtggtggtgttatgtccatgtttgctttGAGGAAGGTAGGacggtggtcagttgttctgtcagtgattatatcaGATGAAAGTGGAGttgttatgttagtccataagtgattcaAGGTAGTAGCGGATATTTGAGTgattcgggtgggcttggtgattgaggGGATTAGCATACCGGAGTTCATGATGTTTAGGAAACAGTCGACTTAAGggctattttgttgacacaggTTAATGTTAAGTCACCTTTAGAATGATATGAttcttgttgagattgttatttatgataagattccttaggttatctgagaatgcagTTATATTAGAATAGGGAAATCTATAGATAgttccaatagtcaaggaggatttaatagAGAACtgagcaaaggtatattcacagtagtcgtctctatcactaatgacactattgcaaatgaaggtattttGGTAGTAGATAGCTGTGCCACCTCTTTTTAATTCCCTTTAAATTAGGcttacagttgtgaatggctctaTAACCAGTTAAGTTGTAAAGTTGGgtatggtctttacttagccatgTTTCTGttgaaataatgaacgatagtttaGTACCTAGTGATGTGAGTAGTACAttaatatcatcaaaatgtttaccaagtaatctgacattttggttgaaaactgatAGGCAAATGTTATTTTAAAGTTTGTTTTTTTGCAaggtttgctgtgtaatacctgcagtagtgatgATCAATATGCTGGTTATTATAGATTTGtgacagcagatttagttcaggATCAATACCAGCTTGCATGCAGATGCAATGGAGTCAAGATACAATAAGGTAATCAATTATAGAACAataaaatactaaatctgctgtaaatataAAATAACTagagcaaaaaaataaaaataaatgcaaATACACATATAACAGAAACAAATGTAGGTAAAATAAAGATTACAGTGATTAGACAAGAAGGATACAGAAGTAAAAATGAAAGATTGATAATAATATTCAATAAGATTATGGAATTAATAAAGACAAACAATTACAAGGTTAATCTTGATTAATTAATACTgactaaaataatcttaaagtaatataatcttaatgataattataaatagtttaattatgatcctataattaatatAAACTTAGGAAAAACATGAACTCAATTAATTAATTCTAATAACTGACTAATATTAATGAAATTACCATTATATTTACAGACAACAGAGTCAAATAATACATATGAGTAAGCTTTTActaagatactgaggtagatgcttacataaGTACACGGAGACTTTACTGAGAAGATAGGAACTTTTATGGATGAGAGAGCAATATTTAACCAATAGAGCGAAAGTCAGCATCTTGGAGagggttaggctaggtaaggctcgAGATGAGCCTTACATCACACATGAGATATTTTCAGTATTGACATCGTGTGTATACAGTGATAGTTTCATTGTCACCATTGTGGTGTGATCAACCGTGTATGtaatatgtatatactgtatgtatattcCAGGAGAGGAGATCCGAACTGGAGGTGTttaaggttgaccagaccacacactagaaggtgaagggacgacgacgtttcggtccgtcctggacc
Above is a genomic segment from Procambarus clarkii isolate CNS0578487 chromosome 86, FALCON_Pclarkii_2.0, whole genome shotgun sequence containing:
- the LOC123769020 gene encoding cell surface glycoprotein 1 isoform X2 — its product is MASSTSPSISQRQKFLNEVLAIELAYNDLKKHNVDLTTMKGLTQSFEVICSALDKLKEHTRTTGSVTGGDQELPSSADKPSVDISTKMEDDEMNLQMKGKQFGRIMKCLLKELANQLDKQREQLRIQDEEPDSLTTFLCGFRQTLEKILNEIIWREDRISPQKTLAGKRKDLQEPVRLHVSLEPVYPQPLQVPTPLQGLQIIFQTSPNPVHSQPLPTRVCPSKSQDPKCPHTLQDAVCPQTPQDAVCPQIPQDAVCPQTPQDAICPQAPQDAVCPQTPQDAICSQTPQDAICPQTPQNAVCPQTPQDTICPQTPQDAVCPQTPQDAVCPQTPQDAVCPQTPQDAICPQTPQDAVCPQTPQDAGCPQTPQDAVCPQTPQDAVCPQTPQDAICPQTPQDAVGPQTPQDAVCLQTPRDAVGTQTPQDAECPQTSQDAVCPQTPRDAVGTQTSQDAVCPQTPQDAVGPQTPRDAVGTQTSQDAVCPQTSQDAVCPQTLQDAVCPQSSQDAVCPQTSQDAVCPQTPQDAVCPQTSQDAVCPQTPQDAVCPQTPQDAVFPQTPQDAVCPQTPQDAVCPQTSQDAVCPQSSQDAVCPQTSQDAVCPQISQDAVCPQTPQDAVCPQTPQDAVCPQTSQDAVCPQTPQDAVCPQTPQDAVCPQTPQDAVCPQTPQDAVGPQTSQDAVGPQTPQDAVIPQTSQDAVGPQTPQDAVCPQTPQNAVDRKTPQDAVDRQTPQDAVGHQTPQDAVGPQTLQDAVDRQTPQDAVDRQTPQDAVDRQTPQDAVGRQTPQDAVCRQTPQDAVDRQTPQDAVGRQTPQTPTDTQAVSGSDSSFEGVSPLSMRFMFGSYSFESKVELPPPSPYGKPGSPYSTSDKESDTSRQHSPGKEFIEGNHQTSLSKKQTEEPN
- the LOC123769020 gene encoding cell surface glycoprotein 1 isoform X1, coding for MASSTSPSISQRQKFLNEVLAIELAYNDLKKHNVDLTTMKGLTQSFEVICSALDKLKAEHTRTTGSVTGGDQELPSSADKPSVDISTKMEDDEMNLQMKGKQFGRIMKCLLKELANQLDKQREQLRIQDEEPDSLTTFLCGFRQTLEKILNEIIWREDRISPQKTLAGKRKDLQEPVRLHVSLEPVYPQPLQVPTPLQGLQIIFQTSPNPVHSQPLPTRVCPSKSQDPKCPHTLQDAVCPQTPQDAVCPQIPQDAVCPQTPQDAICPQAPQDAVCPQTPQDAICSQTPQDAICPQTPQNAVCPQTPQDTICPQTPQDAVCPQTPQDAVCPQTPQDAVCPQTPQDAICPQTPQDAVCPQTPQDAGCPQTPQDAVCPQTPQDAVCPQTPQDAICPQTPQDAVGPQTPQDAVCLQTPRDAVGTQTPQDAECPQTSQDAVCPQTPRDAVGTQTSQDAVCPQTPQDAVGPQTPRDAVGTQTSQDAVCPQTSQDAVCPQTLQDAVCPQSSQDAVCPQTSQDAVCPQTPQDAVCPQTSQDAVCPQTPQDAVCPQTPQDAVFPQTPQDAVCPQTPQDAVCPQTSQDAVCPQSSQDAVCPQTSQDAVCPQISQDAVCPQTPQDAVCPQTPQDAVCPQTSQDAVCPQTPQDAVCPQTPQDAVCPQTPQDAVCPQTPQDAVGPQTSQDAVGPQTPQDAVIPQTSQDAVGPQTPQDAVCPQTPQNAVDRKTPQDAVDRQTPQDAVGHQTPQDAVGPQTLQDAVDRQTPQDAVDRQTPQDAVDRQTPQDAVGRQTPQDAVCRQTPQDAVDRQTPQDAVGRQTPQTPTDTQAVSGSDSSFEGVSPLSMRFMFGSYSFESKVELPPPSPYGKPGSPYSTSDKESDTSRQHSPGKEFIEGNHQTSLSKKQTEEPN